Proteins from a genomic interval of Bradyrhizobium sp. CCGB01:
- a CDS encoding alpha-E domain-containing protein, with protein MLSRTAENLYWLARYVERAEYLARTIDATLRVTALPAAYIGKTNEWDSALLTAGVATSFYQQYEEANERNVVDYLSFSADNPSSIRNCIEAARLNSRSVRTALTSEMWDTINSAWIELQEVWSKGTSTREDLAKFLRFVQETSLRFDGSAYRTMLRNDAYWFSRLGLHLERADNTARILDVKYHVLLPEEEHVGGPLDFYQWSSILRSVSALTAYHWVYRETLKPWLVADLLILNGTLPRSLASCYDNLTRNLDQIGVAYGRQGPAQRHARGIRNRLEHSNMNDIFQHGVHEFIQEFIADNSRLGEIITKQYLI; from the coding sequence ATGCTGTCGCGTACCGCCGAAAACCTCTACTGGCTCGCCCGCTATGTCGAACGGGCCGAGTACCTCGCGCGCACCATCGATGCGACACTGCGCGTCACCGCGCTTCCCGCTGCCTATATCGGCAAGACCAATGAATGGGACTCGGCGCTTCTCACCGCCGGCGTCGCCACCAGCTTCTATCAGCAATATGAGGAAGCCAACGAGCGCAACGTCGTCGACTACCTCTCCTTCTCGGCCGACAACCCGTCCTCGATCCGCAACTGCATCGAGGCGGCGAGACTGAACTCGCGCTCGGTGCGCACAGCGCTCACCAGCGAGATGTGGGACACCATCAACTCGGCCTGGATCGAATTGCAGGAGGTCTGGAGCAAGGGCACCTCGACCCGCGAGGATTTGGCAAAATTCCTGCGCTTCGTGCAGGAGACCTCGCTGCGCTTCGACGGCTCGGCCTACCGGACCATGCTGCGCAACGACGCCTACTGGTTCTCGCGGCTCGGCCTGCACCTGGAGCGCGCCGACAACACCGCGCGCATCCTCGATGTGAAGTATCACGTGCTGCTGCCCGAGGAAGAGCATGTCGGCGGCCCGCTCGACTTCTACCAGTGGAGCTCGATCCTGCGTTCGGTTTCGGCGCTGACGGCCTATCACTGGGTCTATCGCGAGACGCTGAAACCCTGGCTGGTCGCGGATCTCTTGATCCTCAACGGCACGCTGCCGCGTTCGCTGGCGAGCTGCTACGACAATCTCACGCGCAACCTCGACCAGATCGGCGTCGCCTATGGCCGCCAGGGCCCCGCCCAGCGCCACGCCCGCGGCATCCGCAACCGGCTGGAACACAGCAATATGAACGACATCTTCCAGCACGGCGTGCATGAATTCATTCAGGAATTCATCGCGGACAATTCCAGGCTGGGCGAAATCATCACGAAGCAGTATTTGATCTGA
- a CDS encoding M20 aminoacylase family protein: protein MPTIERIDGYADELTAIRRDLHAHPEIGFEEVRTSGIVADKLKSWGIEVHRGLGGTGVIGVIKGKGTSGKRIGLRADMDALPMEENTNLKWSSKIPGRFHGCGHDGHTTMLLGTARYLAETKNFDGTVHLIFQPAEEGLGGARAMIKDGLFEKFPCDELYGLHNAPDLNHGEIAILPGPAMASADFFDLRITGYGAHGAMPERSKDAVIIATTLAQAIQTIVSRNVEPLQAAVISITQIHAGSAYNVIPGDAHLCGTIRTFSKEVRTLISERIRTICAGIASAYQCVIDVDIRDTFNVLVNQVEQSKVVEDVARTIVDPAKVITRAQPKMGSEDFADMLETIPGAYFWVGHDGSVPVHNPGFVLDDKILPIGASMFARIIETRMPVG from the coding sequence ATGCCCACGATCGAGCGCATCGACGGCTACGCCGACGAACTCACCGCCATCCGCCGCGACCTCCACGCCCATCCCGAGATCGGTTTCGAGGAAGTGCGCACCTCCGGCATCGTCGCCGACAAGCTGAAGAGCTGGGGCATCGAGGTGCATCGCGGTCTCGGCGGCACCGGCGTGATCGGCGTCATCAAGGGCAAGGGTACGAGCGGCAAGCGCATCGGGCTGCGCGCCGACATGGACGCGCTGCCGATGGAAGAGAACACCAATCTCAAATGGAGCTCGAAAATCCCCGGCCGCTTCCACGGCTGCGGCCATGACGGCCACACCACCATGCTGCTCGGCACCGCGCGCTACCTCGCCGAGACCAAGAACTTCGACGGCACCGTGCATCTGATCTTCCAGCCGGCCGAGGAAGGCCTCGGCGGCGCCCGGGCGATGATCAAGGACGGGCTGTTCGAGAAATTTCCCTGCGACGAGCTCTACGGCCTGCACAACGCGCCCGACCTCAACCACGGCGAGATCGCGATCCTGCCCGGCCCTGCGATGGCCAGCGCCGACTTCTTCGACCTCCGCATCACCGGCTACGGCGCGCACGGCGCGATGCCCGAGCGTTCCAAGGACGCGGTGATCATCGCGACAACGCTGGCGCAGGCGATCCAGACCATCGTCAGCCGCAACGTCGAGCCGCTCCAGGCCGCCGTCATCTCGATCACCCAGATCCATGCCGGCTCCGCCTACAACGTCATCCCCGGCGACGCGCATCTCTGCGGCACCATCCGCACCTTCTCGAAGGAAGTCCGCACCCTGATCAGCGAACGCATCCGCACGATCTGCGCCGGCATCGCGAGCGCCTATCAGTGCGTGATCGACGTCGACATCCGCGACACCTTCAACGTGCTGGTCAACCAGGTCGAGCAGTCCAAGGTGGTCGAGGACGTCGCGCGCACCATCGTCGATCCCGCCAAGGTGATCACCCGCGCCCAGCCGAAGATGGGCAGCGAGGACTTCGCCGACATGCTGGAGACCATTCCCGGCGCCTATTTCTGGGTCGGCCATGACGGCTCCGTGCCCGTGCACAATCCCGGCTTCGTGCTCGACGACAAGATCCTGCCGATCGGCGCCAGCATGTTCGCCCGGATCATCGAAACGCGCATGCCGGTGGGCTAG
- a CDS encoding amidase, which translates to MQKKSVEEAVTSLHDLSAVDLIAGYRAKQFSPSEVLEDVLAHVAAWEPHLKALYAYDPDSAREAAKASTARWTGGEPSGALDGVPVTVKDNIATKGVPVPLGAASVKLVPAEKDAPPAARLREAGAVIFAKTTMPDYGMLSSGLSSFHALARNPWDLSKNPGGSSAGAGAAAAAGYGPLHLGTDIGGSVRLPAGWCGLVGLKPSFGRVPIDPVYVGRVAGPMTRTVDDCALMMSVIAKPDRRDGMSLPAEPLNWKGLEKSPRKLRIGLMLDPGTGLALEKPVREVAVKAAKAFESAGAVVTEVDGILTREMLDGLDNFWRARMWDDLSKLTPAEQAKVLPYIFAWGESGAKLSGLDVIRGFNQTMAIRAAASKLFCELDYVISPTAPNVNYPADWASPTNDPMKPFEHIAYTVPWNMSENPAVSLNGGFDAKGFPIGVQIVGRRFDDTGVLGMAKAFEGLRALQRPWPSPPAH; encoded by the coding sequence ATGCAGAAAAAGAGCGTCGAAGAGGCGGTCACCTCGCTGCACGATCTCTCCGCGGTCGATCTGATCGCGGGCTATCGGGCCAAGCAATTCTCGCCGAGCGAGGTGCTGGAGGACGTGCTTGCGCATGTCGCTGCGTGGGAACCGCATCTGAAGGCGCTCTATGCGTACGATCCCGACAGCGCGCGCGAGGCCGCCAAGGCCTCGACCGCGCGCTGGACCGGGGGCGAACCGTCAGGCGCGCTCGACGGCGTGCCTGTCACGGTGAAGGACAACATCGCGACCAAGGGCGTGCCGGTGCCGCTGGGCGCCGCCAGCGTCAAGCTCGTTCCGGCCGAGAAGGACGCCCCGCCCGCTGCGCGGCTGCGCGAGGCCGGCGCCGTCATCTTCGCCAAAACCACCATGCCCGATTACGGCATGCTGTCCTCGGGGCTCTCCAGCTTTCACGCGCTGGCGCGCAACCCCTGGGACCTCTCCAAGAATCCCGGCGGCTCCAGCGCGGGTGCCGGTGCTGCTGCGGCGGCCGGCTACGGTCCGCTGCATCTCGGCACCGATATCGGCGGCTCGGTGCGCCTGCCCGCGGGCTGGTGCGGCCTCGTCGGGCTGAAGCCGAGCTTCGGCCGCGTGCCGATCGATCCCGTCTATGTCGGCCGCGTCGCGGGTCCCATGACCCGCACCGTCGACGATTGCGCGCTGATGATGAGCGTGATCGCAAAGCCCGACCGCCGCGACGGCATGAGCCTGCCCGCCGAGCCGCTCAACTGGAAGGGGCTGGAGAAGTCGCCGCGCAAACTGCGCATCGGCCTGATGCTCGATCCCGGCACCGGCCTGGCGCTGGAGAAACCGGTGCGCGAGGTCGCGGTGAAGGCGGCCAAAGCCTTCGAATCCGCCGGCGCCGTCGTCACCGAGGTCGACGGCATCCTGACGCGCGAGATGCTCGACGGCCTCGACAATTTCTGGCGCGCGCGGATGTGGGACGATCTGTCGAAGCTGACGCCGGCGGAACAGGCAAAGGTGCTGCCCTACATTTTCGCATGGGGCGAGTCCGGTGCGAAACTCTCCGGCCTCGACGTCATCCGCGGTTTCAACCAGACCATGGCGATCCGCGCGGCCGCTTCAAAGCTGTTCTGCGAGCTCGACTATGTGATTTCGCCGACCGCTCCGAACGTGAACTACCCCGCGGACTGGGCCTCGCCGACCAACGATCCCATGAAGCCGTTCGAGCACATCGCCTATACCGTGCCATGGAATATGTCGGAGAACCCCGCCGTCTCCCTCAATGGCGGCTTCGATGCCAAAGGTTTTCCGATCGGCGTGCAGATCGTCGGCCGCCGCTTCGACGATACCGGCGTGCTCGGCATGGCCAAGGCGTTCGAGGGCCTGCGCGCCCTGCAGCGGCCCTGGCCGAGCCCGCCGGCACACTGA
- a CDS encoding NADPH:quinone oxidoreductase family protein encodes MVRAVVCHALGAPETLRLEEFPSRALKPGEVRVSIRAAGLNFPDVLMAAGEYQLKPELPFTPGMEAAGDVTEVGAEASGVSVGDKVIVKMRHGAFTDEAVVAPSQLTPMPSTFDYAEAATYLAGHGTAYHALIDRGRVEPGEVLLVHGAGGGVGLAAVEIGKMLGATVIATASSDEKLAIAKSRGADHLVRYDREPFRDAVKRITDGRGADVVFDPVGGEVFENSMRCIAWGARLLVIGFTGGIGSAKTNLLLIKGASVLGVRAGEAVRKNPDLGEVRLKALLAWAEEGKLRPNVSHRLPLEDYAKAMRLLLDRKAIGRVALVMA; translated from the coding sequence ATGGTGCGGGCTGTCGTCTGCCACGCGCTCGGCGCGCCCGAGACGTTGCGGCTGGAGGAGTTTCCGTCGCGCGCCCTGAAGCCGGGCGAGGTGCGCGTTTCGATCCGCGCCGCCGGATTGAACTTTCCGGACGTGCTGATGGCGGCCGGCGAGTACCAGCTCAAGCCGGAGCTGCCGTTCACCCCCGGCATGGAGGCCGCCGGTGACGTCACCGAGGTGGGCGCGGAGGCAAGCGGCGTTTCCGTCGGCGACAAGGTCATCGTGAAGATGCGCCATGGCGCCTTCACCGACGAAGCCGTGGTGGCGCCGTCGCAGCTCACGCCGATGCCGTCGACCTTCGACTACGCCGAAGCCGCGACCTATCTCGCCGGCCACGGCACCGCCTATCATGCGCTGATCGATCGTGGCCGGGTCGAGCCGGGCGAAGTGCTGCTGGTGCACGGCGCCGGCGGCGGCGTCGGCCTTGCCGCCGTCGAGATCGGCAAGATGCTGGGCGCGACGGTGATCGCGACCGCGTCCAGCGACGAGAAGCTTGCCATCGCGAAATCGCGCGGCGCCGATCATCTCGTGCGCTACGACCGCGAGCCGTTCCGCGATGCCGTCAAGCGGATCACTGACGGCCGAGGCGCGGATGTCGTGTTCGATCCCGTCGGCGGCGAGGTGTTCGAGAATTCGATGCGCTGCATCGCCTGGGGCGCCCGGCTGTTGGTGATCGGCTTTACGGGCGGCATCGGCTCGGCCAAGACCAACCTCCTGCTGATCAAGGGGGCCAGCGTGTTAGGAGTGCGCGCGGGAGAGGCGGTGCGGAAAAATCCTGATCTCGGCGAGGTGCGGCTGAAGGCGCTGCTCGCATGGGCGGAGGAGGGCAAGCTGCGCCCCAACGTCTCGCATCGCCTGCCGCTGGAAGACTACGCCAAGGCGATGCGGTTGTTGCTCGACCGCAAGGCGATCGGGCGTGTGGCGCTGGTGATGGCGTGA
- a CDS encoding glutathione S-transferase N-terminal domain-containing protein produces MIDLYYAPTPNGWKISIMLEELGLPYTVKPVNIRAGEQFTPEFLAISPNNRIPAIVDHDPADGGAPFSAFETGAILIYLAEKTGRFLPTDLRGRSTTIQWVMWQMAGLGPMLGQHGHFALYAAEKIPYAIERYRDEAARLYGVLDRQLARTGAYVAGDYSIADIACFPWTMTHKAQGFTLDEHPHVKRWYAEMRARPQVQAGLAIGKFVKEPFDEESRKIMFGQRAKEVLGKT; encoded by the coding sequence ATGATCGACCTCTATTATGCGCCAACGCCGAATGGCTGGAAAATCTCGATCATGCTGGAGGAACTCGGGCTTCCCTACACGGTGAAGCCGGTCAATATCCGCGCCGGCGAGCAGTTCACTCCTGAGTTTCTGGCGATCTCCCCGAACAACCGTATTCCCGCGATCGTCGATCATGATCCCGCCGATGGCGGCGCGCCGTTCTCGGCGTTCGAGACCGGCGCGATCCTGATTTATCTGGCGGAGAAGACCGGCCGTTTCTTGCCCACCGATCTGCGCGGCCGCTCCACCACCATCCAATGGGTGATGTGGCAGATGGCGGGCCTCGGGCCGATGCTCGGCCAGCACGGCCATTTCGCGCTCTATGCAGCGGAAAAGATTCCTTATGCGATCGAACGCTACCGCGACGAGGCCGCGCGGCTCTATGGCGTGCTCGATCGGCAGTTGGCCAGGACCGGCGCCTATGTCGCCGGCGACTATTCCATCGCCGACATCGCCTGCTTCCCCTGGACCATGACCCACAAGGCGCAGGGCTTTACGCTCGACGAGCATCCGCACGTGAAACGCTGGTACGCCGAAATGCGCGCAAGGCCGCAAGTGCAGGCGGGACTGGCGATCGGAAAATTCGTGAAAGAGCCGTTCGACGAGGAATCACGCAAGATCATGTTCGGTCAGCGTGCGAAGGAAGTGTTGGGAAAGACATAG
- a CDS encoding methionine synthase, translated as MLFPTTIAGSLPKPEWLAEPNMLWAPWKSQGDELLRAKRDATLIWLKIQEDAGIDIVTEGEQARQHFVHGFLEKIEGIDFAHKVEMGIRKDRYKAMVPQVVAPLRLKGRVHAFEAGVARTHTKKRLKFTLPGPMTIIDTIADRYYGDRVKMAFAFAELLNEEAKALQADGIDLVQFDEPAFNVYMDEVNDWGIKALERAAQGLTCATAVHICYGYGIKANTDWKETLGAQWRQYEQIFPAIDASPIQQVAIECRNSKVPLDLLALLKNKIVQAGVIDVASDTVETAEDVVQVIDAVSKFVPKSNIIATTNCGMAPMRREIAEAKLMALGAGAALAREKLG; from the coding sequence ATGCTGTTTCCAACCACGATCGCCGGCTCCTTGCCGAAGCCGGAATGGCTCGCTGAGCCCAACATGCTCTGGGCGCCCTGGAAGTCCCAAGGCGACGAGCTGCTCCGCGCCAAGCGCGACGCGACGCTGATCTGGCTGAAGATCCAGGAAGACGCCGGCATCGACATCGTCACCGAGGGCGAGCAGGCCCGCCAGCATTTCGTGCACGGTTTCCTCGAGAAGATCGAGGGCATCGATTTCGCCCACAAGGTCGAGATGGGCATCCGGAAAGATCGCTACAAAGCGATGGTGCCGCAGGTGGTCGCGCCGCTCCGGCTCAAGGGCCGCGTCCATGCCTTCGAGGCGGGCGTTGCACGGACGCATACGAAGAAGAGGCTCAAATTCACCCTGCCCGGCCCGATGACCATCATCGACACGATTGCAGATCGCTACTATGGCGATCGCGTCAAGATGGCCTTTGCCTTCGCCGAGTTGCTCAACGAAGAGGCCAAGGCGTTGCAGGCCGACGGCATCGATCTCGTGCAGTTCGACGAGCCCGCCTTCAACGTCTACATGGACGAGGTCAACGACTGGGGCATCAAGGCGCTGGAGCGCGCCGCGCAGGGCCTCACCTGCGCCACCGCCGTGCACATCTGTTACGGCTACGGCATCAAGGCCAACACCGACTGGAAGGAAACGCTCGGCGCGCAATGGCGGCAGTATGAGCAGATCTTTCCGGCGATCGACGCCAGCCCGATCCAGCAGGTCGCCATCGAGTGCCGCAACTCGAAGGTCCCGCTCGATCTGCTCGCCCTCTTGAAGAACAAGATCGTGCAGGCCGGCGTCATCGACGTCGCCAGCGACACGGTGGAGACGGCCGAGGACGTCGTGCAGGTGATCGACGCGGTGTCGAAGTTCGTTCCCAAGAGCAACATCATCGCGACCACCAATTGCGGCATGGCGCCGATGCGGCGCGAGATCGCCGAGGCCAAGCTGATGGCGCTCGGCGCCGGTGCCGCGCTGGCGCGCGAGAAGCTTGGGTGA
- a CDS encoding molybdopterin-binding protein, with protein MSDIVTAGILVIGDEILSGRTKDKNIGFIAEYLTNIGIDLKEVRVVSDDESDIIAALDALRHRYTYVFTTGGIGPTHDDITADSVAKAFGVGIDHHPEVVARFRERWSEQDLNEARLRMARIPDGAELIQSATILAPGFKIGNVIVMAGVPSIMQAMMDIVSPKLKSGVRMLSESVRANAREGDIGSPLRAIAAAHPDTIIGSYPFMDEEQKPNTNLVVRSRDADKLASAMAAVKEMLAGLSITR; from the coding sequence ATGAGCGACATCGTCACGGCGGGCATTCTGGTCATCGGGGATGAAATCCTGTCCGGCCGGACCAAGGACAAGAATATCGGCTTCATCGCCGAATATCTGACCAATATCGGCATCGACCTGAAGGAAGTCCGGGTCGTCTCCGACGACGAGTCCGACATCATCGCCGCATTGGATGCACTGCGGCATCGCTACACCTATGTCTTCACCACCGGCGGCATCGGACCGACCCATGACGACATCACCGCCGACAGTGTGGCCAAGGCGTTCGGCGTCGGCATCGACCATCATCCGGAGGTGGTCGCGCGATTCCGCGAGCGCTGGAGCGAGCAGGACCTCAACGAGGCCCGCCTGCGCATGGCCCGCATCCCCGATGGCGCCGAGCTGATCCAGAGCGCCACCATCCTCGCCCCCGGGTTCAAGATCGGCAACGTCATCGTGATGGCCGGCGTGCCCTCGATCATGCAGGCGATGATGGACATCGTCTCGCCCAAGCTGAAGTCGGGCGTGCGCATGCTCTCCGAATCGGTTCGCGCCAATGCGCGGGAGGGTGACATCGGCAGCCCCCTGCGTGCGATCGCCGCCGCCCATCCCGACACCATCATCGGCAGCTATCCGTTCATGGACGAGGAGCAGAAGCCGAACACCAATCTGGTGGTGCGCTCGCGCGACGCGGACAAGCTCGCATCCGCGATGGCCGCGGTGAAGGAAATGCTGGCAGGATTGAGCATCACCCGCTAG
- a CDS encoding 2-hydroxychromene-2-carboxylate isomerase: MIEFFFDCSSPWTYLAFHNIQPLAREVGAEIIWRPILVGGIFNTVNPSVYAQRETPVPLKARYMKKDLGDWARSAGLAIKMPPTVFPVNSVKAMRGCIWLGKDMVPFATAVFEAYWGEDKDISQDAVLAGICKKVGIDEPKFFAGISEQAIKDQLKANTEEVVARGGFGSPTIFVGKTDMYFGNDRLPLIREALLRNKASAA; this comes from the coding sequence ATGATCGAATTCTTCTTCGACTGTTCCAGCCCCTGGACCTATCTCGCCTTCCACAACATCCAGCCGCTCGCCAGGGAGGTCGGCGCCGAGATCATCTGGCGGCCGATCCTGGTCGGCGGCATCTTCAACACGGTCAATCCGAGCGTCTATGCGCAGCGTGAGACACCGGTGCCACTGAAGGCGCGCTACATGAAGAAGGACCTCGGTGACTGGGCGCGCTCGGCAGGGCTCGCGATCAAGATGCCGCCGACGGTGTTTCCCGTGAACAGCGTGAAAGCCATGCGCGGCTGCATCTGGCTCGGCAAGGACATGGTGCCGTTCGCCACCGCCGTGTTCGAGGCGTATTGGGGCGAGGACAAGGACATCTCGCAGGACGCTGTGCTCGCCGGGATCTGCAAGAAGGTCGGCATCGACGAGCCAAAATTCTTCGCCGGTATCTCTGAGCAGGCAATCAAGGACCAGCTCAAGGCCAACACGGAAGAGGTCGTCGCGCGCGGCGGCTTCGGCTCACCAACGATTTTCGTGGGCAAGACCGACATGTATTTCGGCAATGATCGCCTGCCGCTGATCCGCGAGGCGCTGCTGCGCAACAAGGCGAGTGCGGCCTGA
- the gpt gene encoding xanthine phosphoribosyltransferase, whose protein sequence is MAGEAPELNAQEKAGRAFPVSWDQFHRDCRALTWRLNEVGPFHAVIAITRGGLVPAAIVARELGVRVIDTVCIASYDHNKQGELQVLKGISEAAMKLGNGTGKGLLIVDDLVDTGKTGRLVREMLPDAHFATVYAKPMGRPLVDTFITEVSQDTWIFFPWDTALSYHPPLRDGAA, encoded by the coding sequence ATGGCTGGTGAAGCACCGGAGCTGAATGCGCAGGAGAAGGCCGGCAGGGCCTTCCCGGTCTCGTGGGACCAGTTCCACCGGGACTGCCGGGCGCTGACCTGGCGCCTCAACGAGGTCGGTCCGTTCCATGCGGTGATCGCGATCACCCGCGGCGGGCTGGTGCCGGCCGCGATCGTGGCGCGCGAGCTCGGCGTGCGCGTGATCGATACGGTCTGCATCGCCAGCTACGACCACAACAAGCAGGGCGAGCTTCAGGTGCTCAAGGGCATCTCGGAGGCCGCGATGAAGCTCGGCAACGGCACTGGCAAAGGGCTTTTGATCGTCGACGACCTCGTCGACACCGGCAAGACCGGCAGGCTGGTGCGCGAGATGCTGCCGGATGCGCATTTCGCCACGGTCTATGCCAAGCCGATGGGACGCCCGCTGGTCGACACCTTCATCACCGAAGTGTCGCAGGACACATGGATCTTCTTCCCGTGGGACACTGCGTTGTCATACCATCCGCCACTTCGCGACGGGGCGGCGTAG
- a CDS encoding crotonase/enoyl-CoA hydratase family protein, with amino-acid sequence MAYETIKYEVAEQILTITLNRPDKLNAFNAQMQTELIDAFDAADKDDNVRAIIVTGAGRGFCAGADLSSGADTFDRDARRGPVKRFADGKVDYSDPQVRDGGGQVTLRIFKCLKPVIAAINGPAVGIGVTMQLAMDIRIASDAARFGFVFSQRGIVPEAASSWFLPRIVGIAQALEWCYSGRVFPAQEALAGRLVSKVVAPDDLLPTARALAKEFAAKTAPVSVALIRQMMWRMMGADDPMEAHKVDSRGIYARGRSDDVKEGVVSFLEKRPAQFKNKVSSDMPDYFPWWTEREYK; translated from the coding sequence ATGGCGTATGAGACGATCAAATACGAGGTCGCCGAGCAGATCCTCACCATCACGCTGAATCGGCCCGACAAGCTCAACGCCTTCAATGCGCAGATGCAGACCGAGCTGATCGACGCGTTCGACGCAGCCGACAAGGACGACAACGTGCGCGCCATCATCGTGACAGGCGCTGGCCGCGGTTTTTGCGCGGGCGCCGATTTGTCGTCGGGCGCCGATACGTTCGACCGCGACGCGCGGCGCGGGCCCGTAAAGCGCTTCGCCGACGGCAAGGTCGACTACAGCGATCCGCAGGTGCGCGACGGCGGCGGCCAGGTGACCCTGCGTATCTTCAAATGCCTGAAGCCCGTGATCGCCGCGATCAACGGCCCTGCCGTGGGCATCGGCGTCACCATGCAGCTCGCGATGGACATCCGCATTGCTTCGGACGCCGCACGGTTCGGCTTCGTGTTCTCCCAGCGCGGCATCGTGCCCGAGGCCGCCTCGAGCTGGTTCCTGCCGCGCATCGTCGGCATCGCGCAGGCGCTGGAATGGTGTTATTCGGGCCGCGTCTTCCCGGCGCAGGAGGCGCTCGCCGGCCGCCTCGTGAGCAAGGTCGTCGCCCCGGATGATCTCTTGCCGACCGCACGCGCCCTCGCCAAGGAGTTCGCGGCCAAGACCGCGCCGGTGTCGGTCGCGCTGATCCGCCAGATGATGTGGCGCATGATGGGCGCCGACGATCCCATGGAAGCCCACAAGGTCGACAGCCGCGGCATCTACGCCCGCGGCCGCTCCGACGATGTGAAGGAAGGCGTGGTGTCGTTCCTGGAAAAGCGCCCGGCGCAGTTCAAGAACAAGGTGTCGAGCGATATGCCCGACTATTTCCCGTGGTGGACGGAACGGGAGTACAAGTGA
- a CDS encoding circularly permuted type 2 ATP-grasp protein, with amino-acid sequence MAVAFDEMNIPGGDLRPAYQELARWLKETPPEALEYRRQEAELLFRRIGITFAVYGDSESTERLIPFDVIPRIMSGKEWALLEKGLKQRVRALNMFLRDIYHGRDILRAEIVPDDLIFQNPVFRPEMNGQQVPHDVYVHIAGIDIVRVDAEDFIVLEDNARTPSGVSYMLENREIMMRLFPDLFARHRVAPVERYPDELLSALRSVAPQSASGEPTVALLTPGVYNSAYYEHSFLADKLGIELVEGRDLIVKNNEVFMRTTEGVKRIDVIYRRVDDDFLDPLTFRPDSVLGVPGLMSAYAAGNITLANAVGTGIADDKAIYSYMPDIVKFYLGEEPILKNVPTWRCREPKDLAYVLDNLGELVVKEVHGSGGYGMLIGPAATKATIEAFREKLKREPEGFIAQPTLALSTCPTCTASGLAPRHVDLRPFVLTGSKGTTIVPGGLTRVALKEGSLVVNSSQGGGTKDTWILDE; translated from the coding sequence ATGGCAGTCGCGTTTGACGAAATGAATATTCCCGGCGGGGACCTTCGCCCCGCCTATCAGGAGCTGGCGCGCTGGCTCAAGGAGACGCCTCCCGAGGCGCTCGAATATCGCCGCCAGGAGGCCGAGCTCCTGTTTCGCCGCATCGGCATCACCTTCGCGGTCTATGGGGATTCCGAATCCACCGAGCGCCTGATCCCGTTCGACGTGATCCCGCGAATCATGTCCGGCAAGGAATGGGCGCTGCTGGAGAAGGGCCTGAAGCAGCGCGTGCGCGCGCTCAACATGTTCCTGCGCGACATCTATCATGGCCGCGACATCCTGCGCGCCGAGATCGTGCCCGACGATTTGATCTTCCAGAACCCGGTGTTCCGCCCCGAGATGAACGGCCAGCAGGTGCCGCACGACGTCTACGTGCACATCGCCGGCATCGACATCGTCCGGGTCGATGCCGAGGACTTCATCGTGCTGGAGGACAATGCCCGCACGCCGTCGGGTGTGTCCTACATGCTGGAAAACCGCGAGATCATGATGCGGTTGTTTCCAGACCTGTTCGCCCGCCACAGGGTGGCGCCGGTCGAACGCTATCCGGACGAGCTGCTCTCCGCCCTGCGCTCGGTTGCCCCGCAAAGCGCCTCGGGCGAGCCGACCGTCGCCCTGCTCACGCCCGGCGTCTACAACTCGGCCTACTACGAGCACTCCTTCCTTGCCGACAAGCTCGGTATCGAGCTGGTCGAGGGCCGCGACCTCATCGTCAAGAACAACGAAGTGTTCATGCGGACGACCGAGGGGGTGAAGCGGATCGACGTGATCTACCGCCGTGTCGACGACGACTTCCTCGATCCCCTCACCTTCCGCCCCGACTCCGTGCTCGGCGTGCCCGGGCTGATGTCGGCCTATGCGGCCGGCAACATCACGCTCGCCAACGCGGTCGGCACCGGCATCGCCGACGACAAGGCGATCTACTCCTACATGCCCGACATCGTGAAATTCTACCTCGGCGAGGAGCCGATCCTGAAGAACGTGCCGACCTGGCGCTGCCGCGAGCCGAAGGATCTCGCCTATGTGCTGGACAATCTCGGCGAGCTCGTCGTCAAGGAAGTCCACGGCTCGGGCGGCTACGGCATGCTGATCGGCCCCGCCGCGACGAAGGCGACCATCGAAGCCTTCCGCGAGAAGCTCAAGCGCGAGCCCGAAGGGTTCATTGCCCAGCCGACGCTGGCGCTCTCGACCTGCCCGACCTGCACGGCATCCGGCCTCGCGCCGCGCCACGTGGATCTGCGGCCCTTCGTGCTCACCGGCAGCAAGGGGACCACCATCGTGCCGGGCGGCCTGACACGTGTTGCGCTGAAGGAAGGCTCCCTGGTGGTGAATTCGAGCCAGGGCGGCGGCACCAAAGACACCTGGATCCTGGACGAGTAG